The Candidatus Kaelpia aquatica sequence GATCTCCTTGCAGCTCTCCTTGAGGTCTCTTTTAAAGATGAGCTGGATGAGAATAAATATGTTGAGATAGAGGACGCTGCTTTTGTTGATAAGAAAGGTAAGACACGTCTCTTTGTTGGCAGAGGTAAGCAAGATGGGTTTAACGCTAAAGAGCTGGCAAAGATAATAAAAGAGAGATGCAATATTAAAGATATTAGGATACATGATATACAGATCTTAGATAGGTTCTCTTTTATTACCCTGCCTTTCAATGAAGCTGAAAAAGTCCTAACTTATTTTAAGAAAGGTAAAAATAAATCAGGAATGTTTATTGAGAAGGCGCAGAAGAGAAAGAAGAGATGAAAGCACTGGCTTTAATAGCAGGTCCTCGTAAAGGTCAGGCTACTGATAGTATTACCGATGCAGTGCTTAGGGGTATCAATGAACGACAGATTGAGACCGAGAAGATATACCTGCATGATTTAGATATAAGACCATGTCTGGGCTGCAGTAATTGCCATAAAATTAAAGAGTGTATTATAGAAGATGACCATCAGATGGTTTTAGATAAGATGGATAAGTCAGATATAATAGTTTTTGCTTCTCCCACTTACGTTAGTAATGTAACTTCTGTTGCCAAGGCATTTATGGATAGAAGCATTAGGTTTTTTGAGATGACCAAATTTGGGCCTCGACGTCTCTCTGATAGACCAAGCAAGGTAATATTAATTACAAGCTGTGGAGCTCCTTTTCCTTTCTCTCATATTCTTGGTTTTTCTAGCGGTTGCATGCGGGCCATGAAAGCATTCTTTAAACCTATGAATGTAAAGACTAAGACACTTACTGCTACTGGAATAAAAGATTTTGATGCTAAATCCTGTAGTGGAATATTAAAGAAAGCTTATAAGTTAGGCAGAACTATTTAGTATAATTAAAAAAAGGAGGTAAGTATGAATATTTCAGTACTCATTGCAAAGCTTCTTGGACCTTGCTTTACTGTTATAGCACTAGGCATTATCTTTAATCAAAAGTTTTACCAAAAAATGATGGAGGATTTTACTAAAAACTCTGCCTCTGTATATTTCGGAGGTCTATCTGCACTACTCTTCGGTCTTCTCGTTGTACTATTTCATAACTTATGGATCAAGAGTTGGGTGGTGATGATTACAATTTTTGGCTGGGCGGGCATAGTTAAAGGTATCTGGTTGATTGTTTTTCCTGATTCAATATCTAAATTTATGCAGATATATAAAAGTAATAGTATTTTATTAAAAATCCACTCTGTTCTAATTCTTGTTCTTGGTGTGACTCTAACTATGGTTGGATATTTTTAATTGTTTGAATAGTTTTTATGAATGTACTCATAACGGGGTCAACCGGTTTTATAGGTAGACACTTAGTACATAGATTAGCTAAAGATGATAGTAACAATGTATTTTGTCTCTTGCGTAGTGAGAAGAAAGCCCGGAGATATCTTCCTCCCAATGTTAAATTAATCTATCAGGATATAAGAGATTACGATGGATTAAAGAAGAGCATTGATTTTCCTGTCGATATTATATTTCATTGTGCAGGTTATGTCTCAAGCGGAAATAGTAATAAGTTTTATGAGGTAAATGTTTTAGGAACTGAAAATATCTGCAGACTATCATTAGAGCTTGAAATAAAAAAACTTATCCACTTGAGCTCTATTGCTGTTATTAGCGCTAATAGAGAGCTGCCTCTTAGGGAGGATCTGGACTATAAAGCATCAAACCCATATGGAGAGTCTAAGATTGAGGCAGAAAGGATAGTTTTAAATTATAGAGATAGAGGATTAAAAGTTGGGATACTCAGGCCTTGTGTGGTCTACGGGGAGGATGAGCCGCACCTCTTAAGAGCATTGCTCTTTTTACTTAAATATCGTCTCTATCCTATTGTAGGTAGCGGAGAGAATAAGTTTCATCTTGTCTACGTAGAGAGTGTTGTCGACTCTATGGTCTATGCAGCAGCTGATGATTCTTTTACCCAGGAACCGGTCTTTATAGTTGATAGAGAGGTTTTAAGCCATAGGGAGGCTATGAATATCATGGCTGATTCAATAGGCGCGCCTAGACCCCTCATTCTGCCTAGATGCATAATTCCTCTTTTAGTCAATCTTCCTTTCTTTGGTGCTAAGTTTAAAATACTCCTGCGGGATAGATGGTTTAGCACAGATAGGCTTCTTTCAACAGGTTTTCAGTATAAGCATGATGTAAGAGATAGCCTTATTGCCTCATCTAAGAGGATGGCCTCTAAATCATCTTTTATCTAAATAATTCCTAATAATCCATTTAAGCTTGACATCCAAAGAGGGAGATGTATAATTTATTACTAATTCGTTATTAATTTCACGAAGTAGCTATGAATAAATTATCACACAATACGATATCTCGGGTATTCCTCTATATAAGGATATTAGAGGGGTTGATTAAAAAAAAGAATCTTAGCATATCCAGCAGAGAGCTTGCAGAATTTGCAGGTTCAAGCGATGTTCAGGTTAGAAAGGATATATCCAATTTCGGTAAAGTTGGAACTCCTGGAATAGGCTACAATACAGTCGAATTAAGAGATACCCTTGTAAACTTTGTTTTAAAGGAACATGTTGTTTCCGCTGTTCTATTTGGTGTCGGTAATCTCGGTACAGCTATTCTTAGGTATCCGTCTTTTTATAAAGAGCGGATAAAGATAGTCGCTGCTTTTGATAGGTCTAGCAGTAAGATCGGCAAAACCATAAATGGCTTGGAGGTCTTTTCTGTGGCTAGCGCTAAAAGAGTTATAAAAGAAAAGAGTGTAGATATTGCTATCATTGCTGTTCCTGAAGAGTCAGCTCAAGAGGTGGCCGATATTGCAGTTGATTCTGAGTTGAAGGGGATAGTGAACTTCTCACCCATTACAATAAATGTTCCTAGCGGGGTATTTGTAAAAGATATGGATTTTACAATAGAGTTTTTATCGCTCTATTGCGATGCCTATATGGTTAATGGTCAAGCAGGTAAAAGCAGGAAGCAGTTGATCTCTAGGAGTTAGAGGCTGCCTATGGCAGGTTTTAATAGAAAAAATTGGTAAATATATTAAATAGAAGGAGTCTAAAATGGTGAAATATTGTGCGGTTGGAAAGGTGGTTATGAAAGACGGTAAAGAGCATAGGATCTGCGATGAAACTCGCTCTGAGCTTTTGCCGATTTTGCAGAAGATTCAGGATAAGAAAGGTTATATATCAGACAAAGATATGCAGCAGGTTGCCGATAAATTGGGAATTCACCCTGTTGAGGTCTATTCTGTTATTACATTCTACTCTTTCCTAAATTGCCAAAAAGAGGGCCAGCATACAATACGAGTGAGCAGCTGCATCTCTTCTGTTATGAAGGGAAGTAAAAAAATAGTCAAAGAGTTTGAAAAAGCTCTTGGAATAAGAGTTGGCGAGACTACAGGAGATAAAAAAATAACACTTAAAGAGACAAGCTGTATCGGAATGTGCGATATGGCGCCGGCTATTATGGTGGATAGTAAATTAGTAGGAAAAGTAACGGCCCAAAAAGTGAAAGAGATAGTAAAGGAGCTTAAAATATGAAGAGAGATGGAGCAGTAATATTCAGCGATATAGAGCTAGGCTGTGCTTTAAGGAAAGCTCTTGAGGTTGGCCGTAGTGAGGTCTTGAATGCTGTAGGTGACTCTAATTTAAAAGGACGAGGAGGAGCCGGTTTTCCAACAGGTGTTAAATGGAACCTTGCTGCCAACTCATCTAATTGCAAAAAATATATTGTTGCCAATGCTGATGAAGGTGAACCAGGTACTTTTAAAGACAGAGTCCTTTTAACAGAGTACTCTGGTCTTCTATTTGAAGGAATGATTATCGCAGCTTATGCGATAGGGGCAGAGAAGGGATTTCTTTATCTAAGGGGGGAGTACAGGTCGTTTTTACCTGAGCTTGAGAAAGTCTTAAAAAGCTTGAGAACTAAAAATCTGCTTGGAGATAAGATACTTAAGAATAAAGATTTTAACTTTGATATTGAGGTGAGACTGGGTTTTGGCGCTTATGTCTGTGGTGAAGAGACTGCCTTAATTGAGTCACTTGAAGGCTATAGAGGTGAGCCAAGGAATAGGCCTCCTTTTCCTGTCTATACCGGCTATAACGGACATCCGACAGTTGTAAATAATGTTGAGACGCTCTCAAATATAGCACATATAATATTAAAAGAGCCGGAGTGGTTTAAAAGTATCGGCACTGAGAGATCAGCCGGTTCAAAGATAATTAGTATCTCTGGCGACTGCAGGAAACCTGGAGTATATGAAGTGCCATTTGGAACTTCAATAAAAAAGATATTACAAATAGCTGATGCTTCTGACACAAAAGCTGTTGTGGTAGGTGGCGCATCGGGTATTTGCGTTGGCAAGGATCAGTTTAATCATAAAATAGGATTTGAGGATCTACCGACAGGCGGCTCTATTATAGTTTTCAATGAAAAGAGAGATCTCCTAGATGTTATCGATAACTTTTTGGAATTCTTTAAGGAAGAGTCTTGCGGCCAGTGTACACCTTGCAGAGAAGGAATCCCTGTCTTAATTGAGGGTATCAATATGATTAAGAGAGGAGAGTGTAGTAGTGCTTATCTTAAAGATCTGTTGTCGGTATCTGAGACAATGCAGTTGGCTTCAAAGTGCGGCTTGGGTCAATCTGCACCGAACATCTTTGTCTCGGTGATAAATAGTTTTAAGAAAGAGTATAAACTGTCTAATAAAAAGAGAGAGGAGAGAGCATTCAATGGATAATAAAAAGAGACCATTTTCGGAGAAGACCTCTAGGGCCCCTGTTAGCCAGAGGTCTCAGAGTTTTGAAAAAATTAAAAAAGGTTCCCTTGGCGCAACTATTAAAGCTGTAAT is a genomic window containing:
- a CDS encoding NAD(P)H-dependent oxidoreductase subunit E, which codes for MKDGKEHRICDETRSELLPILQKIQDKKGYISDKDMQQVADKLGIHPVEVYSVITFYSFLNCQKEGQHTIRVSSCISSVMKGSKKIVKEFEKALGIRVGETTGDKKITLKETSCIGMCDMAPAIMVDSKLVGKVTAQKVKEIVKELKI
- a CDS encoding NAD(P)-dependent oxidoreductase, producing the protein MNVLITGSTGFIGRHLVHRLAKDDSNNVFCLLRSEKKARRYLPPNVKLIYQDIRDYDGLKKSIDFPVDIIFHCAGYVSSGNSNKFYEVNVLGTENICRLSLELEIKKLIHLSSIAVISANRELPLREDLDYKASNPYGESKIEAERIVLNYRDRGLKVGILRPCVVYGEDEPHLLRALLFLLKYRLYPIVGSGENKFHLVYVESVVDSMVYAAADDSFTQEPVFIVDREVLSHREAMNIMADSIGAPRPLILPRCIIPLLVNLPFFGAKFKILLRDRWFSTDRLLSTGFQYKHDVRDSLIASSKRMASKSSFI
- a CDS encoding flavodoxin family protein, encoding MKALALIAGPRKGQATDSITDAVLRGINERQIETEKIYLHDLDIRPCLGCSNCHKIKECIIEDDHQMVLDKMDKSDIIVFASPTYVSNVTSVAKAFMDRSIRFFEMTKFGPRRLSDRPSKVILITSCGAPFPFSHILGFSSGCMRAMKAFFKPMNVKTKTLTATGIKDFDAKSCSGILKKAYKLGRTI
- a CDS encoding redox-sensing transcriptional repressor Rex, yielding MNKLSHNTISRVFLYIRILEGLIKKKNLSISSRELAEFAGSSDVQVRKDISNFGKVGTPGIGYNTVELRDTLVNFVLKEHVVSAVLFGVGNLGTAILRYPSFYKERIKIVAAFDRSSSKIGKTINGLEVFSVASAKRVIKEKSVDIAIIAVPEESAQEVADIAVDSELKGIVNFSPITINVPSGVFVKDMDFTIEFLSLYCDAYMVNGQAGKSRKQLISRS
- a CDS encoding NADH-ubiquinone oxidoreductase-F iron-sulfur binding region domain-containing protein; protein product: MKRDGAVIFSDIELGCALRKALEVGRSEVLNAVGDSNLKGRGGAGFPTGVKWNLAANSSNCKKYIVANADEGEPGTFKDRVLLTEYSGLLFEGMIIAAYAIGAEKGFLYLRGEYRSFLPELEKVLKSLRTKNLLGDKILKNKDFNFDIEVRLGFGAYVCGEETALIESLEGYRGEPRNRPPFPVYTGYNGHPTVVNNVETLSNIAHIILKEPEWFKSIGTERSAGSKIISISGDCRKPGVYEVPFGTSIKKILQIADASDTKAVVVGGASGICVGKDQFNHKIGFEDLPTGGSIIVFNEKRDLLDVIDNFLEFFKEESCGQCTPCREGIPVLIEGINMIKRGECSSAYLKDLLSVSETMQLASKCGLGQSAPNIFVSVINSFKKEYKLSNKKREERAFNG